One genomic region from Microcystis panniformis FACHB-1757 encodes:
- a CDS encoding metallophosphoesterase family protein, with protein sequence MRTLAIGDIHGCSKALDHLLEIVNPKPQDTLITLGDYVNKGRDSKGVIERLISLHKQGNLIPLKGNHEIIMLQARHNPLKQRLWLEKGGKATLKSYSEGQLIKIPESHWDFLGKVCINSYETANHLFVHANLDPHLPLARQPEYKLFWEKFQYPAAHSSGKTMICGHTSQKSGKPVNLGHAICIDTWAYGKGWLSCLDVEAGKLWQVNQRGNFRISHIQDYYRPSSLGQDIKEGSPIFGGSLLSRAAAMTFKGK encoded by the coding sequence ATGCGAACCTTAGCGATCGGCGATATTCATGGTTGCTCGAAAGCTCTAGATCACTTGCTAGAGATCGTCAATCCCAAACCGCAAGATACTTTAATCACCCTCGGTGATTACGTTAATAAGGGCAGAGACTCGAAAGGGGTGATCGAGCGCCTTATTTCCCTACATAAACAGGGAAATTTGATTCCCCTCAAGGGTAATCACGAGATTATCATGCTACAGGCCCGTCACAACCCCCTCAAACAGCGTCTCTGGTTAGAAAAAGGCGGTAAAGCTACTCTAAAATCCTATAGCGAAGGCCAACTGATTAAAATTCCCGAATCCCACTGGGATTTTTTAGGAAAAGTCTGTATAAATAGCTACGAAACTGCAAATCATTTATTTGTTCACGCTAATCTCGATCCCCATCTACCCCTGGCCAGACAACCAGAATACAAACTCTTTTGGGAGAAATTTCAATACCCCGCCGCCCATAGTTCGGGAAAAACCATGATTTGCGGCCATACCAGCCAAAAAAGCGGTAAACCAGTTAATCTCGGCCATGCCATTTGTATCGATACTTGGGCTTACGGTAAAGGCTGGTTAAGTTGTTTAGATGTGGAAGCGGGGAAATTGTGGCAGGTTAACCAGCGAGGAAATTTTCGGATTAGCCATATTCAAGATTATTATCGTCCATCCTCTCTAGGTCAGGACATTAAGGAAGGTTCGCCGATTTTTGGCGGTTCGCTTTTGTCGAGAGCGGCAGCAATGACATTTAAGGGCAAATAA
- a CDS encoding Uma2 family endonuclease codes for MVQAPIEPQLFYPDSDGKPMADNTVQYRWIVRLVANLKYLFKGQTVFVAGDLLWYPQQVTVPPAPRQAPDAMVVFGRPPGERGSYKQWEEDNIAPQVVFEILSPSNSAREMLKKQSFYREHGVLEMFFYDPDSHDFWGLVRANQQEDFFPVTALNFPWTSPILGIRFEMFEEGLEVFYPNGERFKDPETLFEERNQAQQERNQAQQERDRAFARLRELGIDPTQLRL; via the coding sequence ATGGTTCAAGCACCCATCGAACCCCAACTTTTCTATCCTGACTCCGACGGTAAACCTATGGCCGACAACACAGTTCAATATCGCTGGATTGTTCGCTTGGTTGCCAATCTCAAGTATTTATTTAAAGGGCAAACCGTCTTTGTCGCTGGAGATTTGCTCTGGTATCCCCAGCAGGTAACTGTACCCCCCGCTCCCCGTCAAGCTCCCGATGCCATGGTAGTTTTCGGCCGTCCACCGGGTGAGCGCGGCAGCTATAAACAATGGGAAGAAGACAATATTGCTCCCCAGGTAGTGTTTGAAATCCTCTCTCCGAGCAATAGTGCCAGGGAAATGCTCAAAAAGCAGTCTTTCTATCGGGAGCATGGGGTATTAGAAATGTTTTTCTATGACCCAGACTCCCATGATTTCTGGGGATTGGTGCGGGCCAATCAGCAAGAGGATTTTTTCCCAGTAACGGCCTTGAATTTTCCTTGGACTTCCCCAATCCTAGGGATTCGGTTTGAGATGTTTGAAGAGGGTTTAGAGGTCTTTTATCCCAATGGGGAACGATTTAAAGACCCTGAAACCCTCTTTGAGGAACGCAACCAAGCACAACAAGAACGCAACCAAGCACAACAAGAACGCGATCGCGCTTTTGCTCGATTACGGGAATTGGGCATTGACCCGACACAGTTGAGACTATAA
- a CDS encoding Uma2 family endonuclease, whose product MVTNPNFFYVSPEVYLEGERVSPIKHEYRKGRIYAMVGAKKPHIVLNTNIATLLSIHLDDSPCLVLTSDIKVRLEEANCYYYPDIAVVCDEREINNTDDFILYPVLIIEVLSKSTESFDRGDKFSDYQTCPTLKEYILIHQNQRKIECHRREDSGVWQEQIYEAGDEVEFASVGFRGSLASIYRKVPGLV is encoded by the coding sequence ATGGTGACGAATCCTAATTTTTTTTATGTCTCTCCAGAAGTGTATCTAGAAGGGGAAAGAGTCAGTCCCATCAAGCACGAATACCGAAAAGGACGGATTTACGCAATGGTAGGGGCAAAAAAGCCCCATATTGTCTTAAATACAAATATAGCTACTTTATTGAGTATCCATCTCGATGATAGTCCCTGTCTTGTTCTCACTTCCGATATCAAAGTCCGGTTAGAGGAGGCAAATTGTTATTATTATCCCGATATTGCGGTGGTTTGTGACGAGAGAGAGATTAACAATACTGATGATTTTATTCTTTATCCCGTTCTGATTATTGAAGTATTATCGAAATCGACGGAATCCTTTGATAGGGGTGATAAATTTAGCGATTATCAAACCTGTCCCACCTTAAAAGAATACATTCTTATCCATCAAAACCAGAGGAAAATTGAATGTCACCGTCGCGAGGATTCGGGAGTTTGGCAAGAACAGATCTATGAAGCGGGAGATGAGGTAGAATTTGCCAGTGTAGGATTCCGGGGATCGCTCGCTTCTATCTATCGCAAAGTCCCCGGTTTGGTATAA
- a CDS encoding fumarylacetoacetate hydrolase family protein, producing the protein MAQRYVRVKHRQGQIFYGLLQLNRSVAVFDAPPWQGGQLTKLELEPDSYQLLAPCFPSKIIAVGKNYRAHAAEMGTPVPEEPLLFLKPPTTIIGDGETIFYPPQSERVDYEGELALIIGETAKNCTTAQARSKIWGYTIANDVTARDLQKKDSQWTRAKGFDSFCPLGPWIVRELSIGAQLTTFLNDGSDPKQSSYLSDMVFPPDVLVAYISQVMTLLPGDVILTGTPEGIGPLQVGDQVRVEIEGIGVLENRVMAAASINDN; encoded by the coding sequence ATGGCGCAACGCTATGTACGAGTGAAACATCGTCAAGGACAAATCTTCTACGGACTGTTACAGCTAAACCGTAGCGTTGCTGTCTTTGATGCCCCTCCCTGGCAAGGAGGGCAACTAACCAAACTAGAATTAGAACCTGATAGCTACCAACTATTAGCCCCCTGTTTCCCGTCGAAAATTATTGCTGTGGGCAAAAATTACCGCGCCCACGCCGCCGAGATGGGAACACCTGTACCAGAAGAACCGCTTTTATTTCTCAAGCCACCGACGACAATTATCGGCGATGGTGAAACGATTTTCTATCCGCCCCAATCGGAAAGAGTAGATTATGAGGGAGAATTAGCATTAATTATCGGAGAAACCGCCAAAAACTGCACCACAGCCCAAGCCAGAAGCAAAATCTGGGGTTATACCATTGCTAACGATGTCACCGCTAGGGATTTACAGAAAAAAGATAGCCAATGGACGCGGGCGAAAGGATTTGACAGTTTTTGTCCCCTCGGCCCCTGGATTGTCCGGGAATTGAGTATCGGGGCGCAATTAACCACTTTTCTCAATGATGGCAGCGACCCCAAACAAAGCAGTTATCTCAGCGATATGGTCTTTCCCCCCGATGTCTTGGTGGCTTATATCTCCCAAGTGATGACCCTGCTGCCGGGGGATGTGATTTTAACGGGAACTCCCGAAGGAATCGGACCGCTGCAGGTGGGGGATCAGGTTCGGGTGGAAATAGAAGGCATCGGGGTTTTGGAAAATCGCGTCATGGCAGCAGCATCGATTAACGATAATTAA
- a CDS encoding HpsJ family protein: MNSFTSLSLKLTGLVFIISFLLDAFILPLPYRFNESQWQVGFVTTFVDRGIVPLLGIVLVLIAYWIDANNRDVIPRKSRFELRWPIFILSTLLGLVFLLMIPVHINNINQIKNNALTQIEQGVDQGEGQIQAFLAQLNTLSQNPQLLDQQISQRTQVIETGRFQGQPINTEQLQTLRQQREQLTNLRDLSKSPKEFKQKLDEIKNQLQTQLQERRKQAESQANLEALKQWLRIGIQSMLLSICYSLIGWLGIRELGSVKKRTA, from the coding sequence ATGAACAGTTTTACTTCTTTGTCCCTGAAATTAACGGGATTGGTTTTCATTATTTCCTTCCTTTTGGATGCGTTTATCCTACCGCTGCCCTATCGATTTAATGAATCCCAATGGCAGGTAGGTTTCGTCACCACCTTTGTCGATCGAGGAATTGTTCCTCTTCTGGGTATCGTTCTCGTTTTAATCGCTTACTGGATTGACGCTAACAATAGAGATGTCATTCCTAGAAAATCACGCTTTGAATTGCGTTGGCCGATCTTTATTCTTTCCACACTGTTAGGCTTAGTTTTTCTGTTGATGATTCCTGTTCATATCAACAATATCAACCAGATTAAAAACAACGCTTTGACTCAAATTGAACAGGGTGTTGACCAGGGGGAGGGACAAATTCAAGCTTTCTTAGCCCAGTTAAATACGCTATCGCAAAATCCCCAACTATTAGACCAGCAGATCTCTCAGAGAACTCAAGTGATTGAAACTGGTCGTTTCCAAGGACAACCGATCAACACGGAACAGTTACAAACCCTTCGTCAACAAAGAGAGCAATTAACTAATTTACGCGATTTATCCAAAAGCCCGAAGGAATTTAAACAGAAATTAGATGAGATCAAAAATCAGCTACAAACTCAGCTGCAAGAGCGGCGAAAACAGGCAGAAAGCCAAGCCAACTTGGAGGCTTTGAAACAGTGGTTAAGAATTGGTATTCAAAGTATGTTGCTATCGATTTGCTATAGTTTGATCGGTTGGTTAGGCATTCGAGAACTAGGTAGTGTGAAAAAACGCACTGCCTAA
- the rpsF gene encoding 30S ribosomal protein S6, with translation MSNNYETLYILRPDLGEEVVQQQVERYRTLISEHSATDIQVKVWGKKRLAYPIKKLNDGVYVQMNYQATGKQVAPMERAMRLSDEVIRYLTLKLDRVVAPPADLSPLTEIPPSPITEAVVEDDGISAED, from the coding sequence ATGAGCAATAACTACGAAACTCTTTACATTCTCCGTCCCGATTTAGGGGAAGAAGTCGTTCAGCAACAAGTGGAACGTTATCGAACTCTGATTAGCGAACACAGCGCCACAGACATTCAAGTTAAGGTGTGGGGTAAAAAACGTCTGGCCTATCCCATCAAAAAACTCAATGATGGTGTCTATGTGCAGATGAATTATCAGGCAACCGGCAAACAAGTCGCCCCCATGGAACGGGCCATGCGTTTAAGTGATGAGGTTATTCGTTATTTAACCCTAAAACTCGATCGCGTGGTAGCCCCCCCTGCCGATTTATCTCCCCTAACGGAAATTCCCCCCTCTCCTATCACCGAAGCGGTGGTGGAAGATGACGGTATCTCCGCTGAAGATTAA
- a CDS encoding site-2 protease family protein — translation MRTNWRIGSLLGIPLYIDSSWFLILAFVTLINATDAEIQSLAGQSSVLAWLLGLIMALLLFISVLLHELGHSLMARSQGIEVNSITLFLFGGMASIERESRTPPEALQVAIAGPLVSFLLFCLLSLASHLPYLNANLTYICGHLAIINLFLALFNLIPGLPLDGGQIFKAMVWQATGDRWKGLHWAAISGQFIGWLGIILGIFLVLLTAAVEGAWLGLMGWFILRNARAYDNLTNLQESLLNLQAGEVMSRNLRVLNAHQTLEEFVQEYVLDRAAANTAYFAASEGRYRGLIRVEDLQAIERSFWSEKQLLDIAHPLTEIPTVEEKTPLVTVVQKLETIPDRMITVLTPASAVAGVIDRGDILKAIAIKYQLPLEETDIKRAREGVYPSYLPLNVIAAALDKSEPPKIGEPSLMS, via the coding sequence ATGCGTACAAATTGGCGAATCGGCTCTTTATTGGGCATTCCTCTCTATATTGATTCCTCGTGGTTTTTGATTTTGGCTTTTGTCACCCTGATCAATGCCACCGATGCAGAAATTCAGTCTCTGGCTGGCCAGAGTTCTGTTTTAGCGTGGTTACTTGGTTTAATCATGGCTTTATTGCTATTTATCTCGGTTTTACTCCACGAATTAGGTCATAGTTTAATGGCTCGGTCGCAAGGCATCGAGGTCAATTCCATTACCCTGTTTCTTTTTGGGGGAATGGCCTCGATCGAGCGAGAATCTCGGACTCCTCCGGAGGCCCTGCAAGTAGCGATCGCTGGACCCCTCGTCAGTTTTCTCCTGTTTTGTCTCCTATCCCTAGCCAGTCACTTACCCTATTTAAACGCTAATTTAACCTATATATGCGGGCATTTAGCGATAATTAACCTGTTTTTGGCTCTATTTAATCTTATCCCCGGTTTACCCCTCGATGGCGGTCAAATTTTCAAAGCAATGGTCTGGCAAGCAACTGGCGATCGCTGGAAGGGTTTACATTGGGCTGCGATCAGTGGTCAATTCATCGGTTGGTTAGGGATTATTTTGGGGATTTTCTTGGTTCTCTTGACGGCAGCTGTGGAGGGTGCTTGGTTAGGATTAATGGGCTGGTTTATCCTCAGAAATGCCCGCGCCTACGATAATTTAACTAATTTACAGGAAAGTCTCCTCAATTTGCAAGCGGGAGAGGTGATGAGCAGAAATTTGCGGGTTTTAAACGCCCATCAAACCCTAGAGGAATTCGTCCAGGAATACGTTTTAGACCGAGCGGCTGCCAATACTGCTTATTTTGCCGCTTCCGAGGGACGTTATCGGGGATTAATTCGGGTGGAAGATTTACAGGCGATCGAGCGGAGTTTCTGGTCAGAAAAACAACTGCTTGATATTGCCCATCCCCTCACGGAAATTCCCACTGTTGAGGAAAAAACCCCCTTAGTGACGGTGGTGCAAAAATTGGAAACCATCCCAGACCGCATGATCACGGTGTTAACACCAGCCTCCGCCGTAGCGGGAGTGATTGATCGCGGCGATATCCTCAAGGCAATTGCGATTAAATACCAACTTCCCCTAGAGGAAACGGATATTAAACGCGCTCGCGAGGGAGTTTACCCCAGTTATTTGCCCTTAAATGTCATTGCTGCCGCTCTCGACAAAAGCGAACCGCCAAAAATCGGCGAACCTTCCTTAATGTCCTGA
- the ileS gene encoding isoleucine--tRNA ligase, whose amino-acid sequence MSNAKSYKDTVNLPQTDFDMRANASKREPEIQKFWQDEQIYEKLAQNNPKELFILHDGPPYANGSLHIGHALNKILKDIINKYKLLQGYKVRYVPGWDCHGLPIELKVLQSLKSSEKEGLTPLKLRQKAHDFALQTQKEQCEGFKRYGVWGDWENPYLTLKPEYEAAQIAVFGKMALKGYIYRGLKPVHWSPSSQTALAEAELEYPEGHTSRSVYVAFPITSVSTPVLTPFLPNLSVAIWTTTPWTLPGNLAVALNPELNYSVVETSESNYLIVATDLVEKLADTFNTTLTIKATVKGLELEHTKYRHPLFDRESAILIGGDYVTTDSGTGLVHTAPGHGQEDYIVGQRYGLPILSPVDDKGNFTAEAGQFAGLNVLKDANEAIILALTEKGALLKEEAYQHKYPYDWRTKKPTIFRATEQWFASVEGFRELALDAIDSVRWIPATGKNRITSMVSERSDWCISRQRSWGVPIPVFYDEETNEPLLTEETINHVQAIFAVKGSNAWWELSVEELLPLSYRDNGRSYRKGMDTMDVWFDSGSSWNAVANARPELSYPADMYLEGSDQHRGWFQSSLLTSVAANGIAPYKTVLTHGFVLDEQGRKMSKSLGNVIDPNVIINGGKDQKKEPAYGVDVIRLWVSSVDYTNDVNIGQNILKQLVDIRNKIRNTARFLLGSLNDFDPVKDAVAYEELPEIDRYMLHRISEVFTEVTAAFESFQFFRFFQTVQNFCVVDLSNFYIDIAKDRLYISDPNSFRRRSCQTVYAIALENLAKAIAPVLSHLAEDIWQFLPYKTPYLSVFESGWLNIDPAWNNRELADKWAKFRQLRTEVNKVMETARNDKAIGASLEAKVLLYVPDETLQQELELFNNCDSLTGNKVDELRYLFLSSQVELVSDISAIQTAEYKGESDFVSVGIVKADGEKCDRCWNYSTQVGKFADDPTICERCNAALKGEF is encoded by the coding sequence ATGTCCAACGCTAAAAGTTACAAAGATACCGTTAATTTGCCTCAAACTGACTTTGATATGCGAGCAAATGCCAGCAAACGTGAGCCAGAAATCCAGAAATTCTGGCAAGATGAGCAAATATATGAGAAATTAGCGCAAAATAACCCCAAAGAATTATTTATTCTCCACGATGGACCCCCCTACGCTAACGGGTCCCTGCATATCGGTCATGCTTTAAATAAAATTCTCAAAGACATTATCAATAAATATAAACTGCTGCAAGGCTACAAAGTGCGCTATGTGCCGGGTTGGGATTGTCACGGGTTGCCGATCGAACTAAAGGTTTTACAAAGTCTCAAAAGCTCAGAAAAAGAGGGTCTAACCCCTTTGAAATTACGTCAGAAAGCCCACGATTTTGCCCTTCAAACGCAAAAAGAACAGTGTGAAGGTTTCAAAAGGTATGGAGTCTGGGGAGACTGGGAAAATCCCTATTTAACCCTAAAACCTGAATACGAGGCCGCTCAAATTGCCGTATTCGGAAAAATGGCCCTAAAAGGTTATATTTATCGGGGACTAAAACCAGTTCACTGGAGTCCTAGTTCTCAAACCGCTTTAGCTGAGGCCGAATTAGAATATCCCGAAGGTCACACTTCCCGCAGTGTCTATGTTGCTTTTCCAATTACGTCAGTTTCAACCCCGGTTTTAACGCCATTTTTGCCTAATTTATCCGTGGCTATCTGGACGACTACCCCCTGGACTTTACCCGGGAATTTGGCCGTCGCATTGAACCCAGAATTAAACTATTCAGTGGTGGAAACTAGCGAGTCTAATTATCTAATCGTAGCGACGGATTTAGTCGAAAAATTGGCCGACACTTTTAACACAACTTTGACGATTAAAGCAACGGTTAAAGGTCTGGAATTAGAACATACTAAATATCGTCATCCTTTGTTTGACAGAGAAAGTGCGATTCTCATCGGTGGGGATTATGTCACCACTGATTCCGGCACTGGATTAGTTCATACGGCCCCTGGCCATGGTCAGGAGGATTATATCGTCGGACAACGTTACGGTTTACCGATACTTTCTCCCGTGGATGATAAGGGAAATTTCACCGCAGAAGCGGGACAATTTGCGGGTTTAAATGTCTTGAAAGATGCTAATGAAGCAATAATTTTAGCACTGACAGAAAAGGGTGCCTTACTCAAAGAAGAAGCATATCAGCATAAATATCCCTACGATTGGAGAACCAAAAAACCGACAATTTTCCGCGCAACAGAACAATGGTTTGCTTCCGTGGAAGGATTCCGGGAATTAGCTTTAGACGCAATTGATTCGGTGCGTTGGATTCCTGCAACGGGTAAGAATCGCATCACTTCTATGGTTAGTGAAAGAAGCGATTGGTGTATCTCTCGTCAGCGCAGTTGGGGGGTTCCTATTCCTGTTTTTTATGACGAAGAAACGAATGAACCTCTGTTAACGGAGGAGACGATTAATCACGTTCAAGCTATCTTCGCAGTTAAGGGTTCTAATGCTTGGTGGGAGTTATCCGTAGAGGAATTGTTACCTCTCAGTTATCGCGATAATGGTCGCAGTTATCGCAAGGGAATGGATACTATGGATGTGTGGTTTGATTCTGGTTCTAGTTGGAATGCGGTGGCTAATGCTCGACCAGAATTAAGTTATCCTGCGGATATGTATCTAGAAGGATCGGATCAGCATCGGGGATGGTTTCAATCGAGTTTATTAACCAGTGTCGCTGCTAATGGTATTGCTCCCTATAAAACGGTGTTAACTCACGGTTTTGTTTTGGATGAACAGGGACGAAAAATGAGTAAATCTCTGGGGAATGTCATCGATCCCAATGTGATCATTAATGGTGGTAAAGACCAGAAAAAAGAACCCGCTTATGGGGTGGATGTGATTCGGTTATGGGTGTCCTCGGTGGACTATACCAATGATGTGAATATCGGTCAAAATATTCTTAAACAGTTGGTAGATATCCGTAATAAAATCCGTAATACTGCCAGGTTTTTACTGGGGAGTTTAAATGATTTTGATCCCGTTAAAGATGCGGTAGCTTATGAAGAGCTACCGGAGATCGATCGCTATATGTTACATCGTATCTCGGAGGTGTTTACGGAAGTAACGGCAGCTTTTGAAAGTTTCCAATTTTTCCGCTTTTTCCAGACGGTACAGAATTTTTGTGTTGTCGATTTATCTAACTTTTATATCGACATCGCTAAGGATCGTTTATACATTTCTGATCCTAATTCTTTCCGTCGTCGCAGTTGTCAAACAGTTTATGCTATTGCTTTAGAAAATCTTGCTAAAGCGATCGCTCCTGTCCTGTCTCATCTAGCGGAAGATATCTGGCAATTTCTCCCCTACAAAACTCCTTATTTATCGGTATTTGAGTCAGGATGGCTCAACATCGATCCTGCTTGGAATAATCGCGAATTGGCCGATAAATGGGCGAAATTCCGGCAGCTACGCACCGAAGTTAATAAGGTGATGGAAACTGCCAGAAATGATAAGGCGATCGGTGCTTCTTTAGAGGCAAAAGTTTTACTTTATGTTCCCGATGAAACCTTACAACAGGAGCTAGAATTATTCAACAATTGTGATAGTTTAACGGGGAATAAAGTCGATGAATTGCGTTATCTATTTCTCTCTTCTCAAGTGGAATTAGTTAGTGATATTAGCGCAATTCAAACCGCCGAATATAAAGGAGAATCGGACTTTGTTTCGGTGGGAATTGTCAAAGCGGACGGAGAAAAATGCGATCGCTGTTGGAATTATTCGACTCAAGTGGGAAAATTTGCCGATGATCCCACTATTTGTGAGCGCTGTAATGCCGCTTTAAAAGGAGAGTTCTAA
- a CDS encoding DUF3782 domain-containing protein, protein MATTSEDVWRLLVELATAQAELTAAQKETDKQLKEVSQQQKKTDKQLKELGQQIGGLGAKFGSFTEGLALPSMETILRQRFGMEVVSPSVRVSKDGKHLEIDVLAYTNGQLNTAYIVEVKSHAREESISQLKSILQRFRRFFPEHKDKKLYGILAAVHLSSELREKILQEGLYVARIHDQVFELDIPDNFQPRLY, encoded by the coding sequence ATGGCAACTACATCCGAAGACGTATGGCGACTCTTAGTCGAATTAGCGACTGCTCAAGCTGAATTAACTGCCGCTCAAAAAGAAACCGACAAACAACTGAAGGAAGTTAGTCAGCAACAGAAGAAAACTGACAAACAACTCAAAGAATTAGGTCAGCAAATTGGGGGACTCGGTGCAAAATTCGGCAGCTTTACCGAAGGACTTGCCCTCCCTTCAATGGAAACGATTCTCAGACAACGCTTTGGTATGGAAGTTGTTAGTCCCAGTGTGCGAGTCAGTAAAGATGGAAAACACCTAGAAATTGATGTTCTTGCCTATACCAATGGTCAGCTAAATACTGCCTATATCGTCGAGGTTAAAAGTCATGCTAGAGAGGAGTCTATTTCACAATTAAAAAGTATTTTGCAACGGTTTCGCCGCTTTTTCCCTGAACACAAAGATAAAAAACTCTATGGCATATTAGCGGCGGTTCATTTATCATCAGAATTACGGGAAAAAATTCTGCAAGAAGGGCTTTATGTGGCTCGGATTCATGACCAAGTATTTGAATTGGATATTCCCGATAATTTTCAACCTCGACTTTATTAA
- a CDS encoding sugar transferase, with protein sequence MTANSQLISVKALQALMKRGFKPSVSGRRHQKSWLIALDGDTSKRLFDIVFSLSVLIFFSPLYLILALLIAISSPGPVFYVQKRVGQNFQHFNCIKFRTMVMDADKVLERLMEDSPQLRAEFEDNFKLKDDPRITWIGKFLRLTSLDEFPQFWNVLRGDMSVVGPRPLVPEELQKYGNRIDKVLTIRPGLTGLWQVSGRNDIPYPLRVQMDVYYVNSRNWLTDIWVIFRTIGVVVFPKNNGAY encoded by the coding sequence ATGACTGCTAATAGCCAACTTATCTCCGTCAAGGCTCTACAAGCTTTGATGAAGCGAGGGTTCAAACCTTCGGTCTCTGGTAGACGGCATCAAAAATCTTGGTTAATAGCTTTAGACGGCGATACCTCAAAACGATTATTCGATATCGTTTTCTCCCTATCGGTTCTAATTTTCTTTTCGCCGCTTTATTTAATCTTAGCCTTATTGATCGCGATTAGTTCCCCCGGTCCGGTCTTCTATGTGCAGAAGCGCGTCGGTCAAAACTTCCAGCATTTCAACTGTATCAAGTTCCGTACTATGGTAATGGATGCTGATAAGGTGTTAGAGAGACTGATGGAAGACTCTCCCCAACTGCGGGCGGAATTCGAGGATAATTTCAAGCTTAAGGACGATCCCCGTATAACTTGGATTGGCAAGTTTCTCCGCTTAACCAGTTTAGACGAGTTTCCCCAATTCTGGAACGTCCTGCGAGGAGATATGAGCGTCGTCGGTCCGCGGCCTTTAGTTCCCGAAGAATTGCAGAAATATGGCAATCGCATCGACAAAGTTTTAACTATTCGCCCCGGTTTGACTGGTTTATGGCAAGTTTCGGGACGTAATGACATACCCTATCCCCTGCGGGTGCAGATGGATGTGTATTACGTTAATTCGCGTAACTGGTTAACTGATATCTGGGTAATCTTCAGAACTATCGGTGTTGTGGTTTTTCCCAAAAATAACGGTGCTTACTAA
- a CDS encoding PEP-CTERM sorting domain-containing protein → MSGTVDVWSGTLTMNAAGIITQTTAAGFSVGQTAATGSGGTLPGKPNGSLLIGNSTLGFFPLFSANAANGLGNANPPTNLSLSGVPLSSIFTNVGFTGITNGTVLQFRVNDINAFDNSGQFVITSTPEPSTILGLGLLGLGAFCQRKLSQGKKSKQDN, encoded by the coding sequence GTGTCTGGAACAGTAGATGTCTGGTCTGGAACATTGACTATGAATGCTGCGGGTATTATTACCCAAACAACAGCTGCAGGATTCAGTGTGGGACAAACTGCCGCGACGGGTTCCGGGGGAACACTTCCAGGTAAACCCAATGGTTCTCTACTTATTGGTAATAGCACACTGGGATTTTTTCCTCTATTCTCAGCTAATGCAGCCAATGGTTTAGGCAATGCCAATCCACCAACAAATTTATCATTATCTGGTGTGCCTTTATCCAGCATCTTTACAAATGTAGGCTTTACGGGTATTACTAATGGCACTGTTCTTCAGTTTCGTGTCAACGATATTAATGCTTTTGATAATAGCGGTCAATTTGTCATTACCTCAACCCCTGAACCTAGCACAATTTTAGGCTTGGGTTTATTGGGATTGGGTGCTTTCTGCCAGCGCAAACTATCTCAAGGGAAGAAGTCAAAACAGGATAATTGA
- a CDS encoding Uma2 family endonuclease: protein MVQAPIEPQLFYPDSDGKPMADNTVQYRWIVRLVANLRYLFKEQTVFVAGDLLWYPQQVTVPPAPRQAPDAMVVFGRPPGERGSYKQWEEDNIAPQVVFEILSPSNSAREMLKKQSFYREHGVLEMFFYDPDSHDFWGLVRPNQQEEFFPVTALNFPWTSPILGIRFEMFEEGLEVFYPNGERFKDPETLFEERNQAQQERNQAQQERNQAQQERDQAQQERDRAFARLRELGIDPTQL, encoded by the coding sequence ATGGTTCAAGCACCCATCGAACCCCAACTTTTCTATCCTGACTCCGACGGTAAACCTATGGCCGACAACACAGTTCAATATCGCTGGATTGTTCGCTTGGTTGCCAATCTCAGGTATTTATTTAAGGAGCAAACCGTCTTTGTCGCCGGAGATTTGCTCTGGTATCCCCAGCAGGTAACTGTACCCCCCGCTCCCCGTCAAGCTCCCGATGCCATGGTAGTTTTCGGCCGTCCACCGGGTGAGCGCGGCAGCTATAAACAATGGGAAGAAGACAATATTGCTCCCCAGGTAGTGTTTGAAATCCTCTCTCCGAGCAATAGTGCCAGGGAAATGCTCAAAAAGCAGTCTTTCTATCGGGAGCATGGGGTATTAGAAATGTTTTTCTATGACCCAGACTCCCATGATTTCTGGGGATTGGTGCGACCCAATCAGCAAGAGGAATTTTTCCCAGTAACGGCCTTGAATTTTCCCTGGACTTCCCCAATCCTAGGGATTCGGTTTGAGATGTTTGAAGAGGGTTTAGAGGTCTTTTATCCCAATGGGGAACGATTTAAAGACCCTGAAACCCTCTTTGAGGAGCGCAACCAAGCACAACAAGAACGCAACCAAGCACAACAAGAACGCAACCAAGCACAACAAGAACGCGACCAAGCACAACAAGAACGTGATCGCGCTTTTGCCCGATTACGGGAATTGGGCATTGACCCAACACAGTTGTGA